A genomic region of Nostoc sp. UHCC 0702 contains the following coding sequences:
- a CDS encoding response regulator has protein sequence MTNQDSALVLVVDDDDLTRMHLCFLMQEAGYQVIEASNGYEALNTYTRLHPDIVLLDALMPIMDGFTCCAKLQALSDGESIPVLMITALYDQASVEQAFAVGATDFITKPIHWPVLSQRVRRLVAANRTMQKLRQQTEQAKLQEAQLRMALSAAHMGIWNWDLQTHKITYSDNLEALYGIETPSFDGTYEALINCIHLQERNFVNSVIQQVIQEGTDFDIEFRVVLGDGSIRWLASKGVVFHDASGVAVRMSGVDMDITKRKQAHAELQRQNRRSQLFADITLKIRQSLQIDEILQTSVTEVQKLLHADRVFIWRLKCDDSFIVVKEAVVDSVPTVSGQEITDPCFGEDYIEQYRQGRISAISDIEQADIPACYVQLLQRFHVRATLVVPIFLQNQLWGLLITHQCASPREWTNWEIQLLRQLADQIGIALAQSLILEKETRQRQELARSNQELQQFAFIASHDLQEPLRKIKTFGERLKTTCSDSINEQGHDYLERMQNAALRMQSLIEDLLTLSRVTTRAQPFVSVNLAETVQEVLSDLELRIQQSKGRVELGDLPTIKADPVQMRQLLQNLIGNALKFHRQEVPPIVKISGQFLNNQSDKVSVNSEMCEIIVEDNGIGFEEKYIARIFNIFQRLHPRQEYEGTGIGLAICRKIAERHHGSITAQSKPQQGAKFIVKLAVNSHN, from the coding sequence ATGACTAACCAAGATTCTGCCCTGGTTCTAGTTGTAGACGACGACGATTTGACGCGGATGCATCTGTGCTTTCTCATGCAAGAAGCAGGATATCAGGTAATAGAAGCGAGTAACGGTTATGAGGCACTTAATACCTACACTCGCCTACACCCAGATATTGTACTGCTGGATGCTCTCATGCCCATCATGGATGGGTTTACCTGTTGTGCTAAATTGCAAGCACTCTCTGATGGTGAAAGTATACCTGTATTAATGATTACGGCTCTTTATGATCAAGCATCTGTAGAACAAGCTTTTGCTGTGGGTGCAACTGATTTTATTACCAAACCAATTCATTGGCCAGTATTGTCTCAAAGAGTACGCCGTCTTGTGGCAGCTAATCGCACAATGCAGAAGTTGCGACAGCAAACTGAACAAGCTAAACTCCAAGAAGCACAACTGAGGATGGCATTGTCAGCAGCCCACATGGGGATCTGGAACTGGGATCTCCAAACCCACAAAATTACTTACTCAGATAACCTAGAAGCGCTTTACGGTATCGAAACACCCTCTTTCGATGGCACTTATGAAGCTTTAATTAACTGCATTCATCTGCAAGAACGCAATTTCGTTAACAGTGTGATTCAGCAGGTAATTCAGGAAGGAACAGACTTTGATATTGAATTTCGAGTTGTTTTAGGCGATGGTAGCATTCGCTGGCTAGCCAGTAAAGGAGTAGTATTTCACGACGCTTCTGGCGTGGCTGTGCGAATGTCTGGTGTAGACATGGATATTACCAAGCGCAAGCAAGCACACGCAGAATTACAACGCCAAAACAGGCGATCGCAATTATTCGCTGATATCACTCTCAAAATTCGCCAGTCTTTACAAATCGATGAAATTCTTCAAACTAGTGTCACAGAGGTGCAAAAGCTATTACACGCAGACCGTGTATTTATTTGGCGGCTGAAATGCGATGACTCTTTTATAGTAGTAAAAGAAGCAGTAGTTGATAGTGTACCCACCGTTTCCGGGCAAGAAATTACTGACCCTTGCTTTGGGGAAGATTACATCGAGCAATACCGTCAAGGGCGAATTAGCGCCATCTCCGACATCGAACAAGCTGATATTCCAGCTTGTTACGTTCAATTATTGCAACGATTTCATGTCAGAGCCACCCTTGTTGTGCCGATTTTTTTACAAAATCAACTTTGGGGGTTGCTAATTACCCATCAGTGTGCATCACCCCGCGAGTGGACAAACTGGGAAATTCAACTGTTACGACAACTGGCAGATCAAATAGGCATTGCTCTAGCTCAAAGTTTAATTTTAGAGAAAGAAACTCGTCAGCGGCAAGAACTCGCCCGTTCTAATCAAGAACTACAACAATTTGCCTTTATTGCCTCCCACGATTTACAAGAACCATTACGTAAAATTAAGACCTTTGGCGAACGGCTCAAAACCACCTGTAGCGACTCCATCAACGAACAAGGGCATGATTATCTCGAACGAATGCAGAATGCAGCCTTGAGGATGCAGTCTTTAATTGAAGATTTGTTAACACTTTCACGAGTCACCACTAGGGCACAGCCTTTTGTGTCTGTAAATTTGGCAGAGACTGTACAAGAAGTATTATCTGATTTAGAATTGCGTATCCAGCAAAGCAAAGGACGTGTGGAACTAGGTGATTTACCAACCATTAAAGCCGATCCTGTACAGATGCGGCAATTGTTACAAAACCTGATTGGCAATGCTCTAAAATTCCACCGTCAAGAAGTACCGCCTATTGTCAAAATTTCTGGTCAATTTTTAAACAATCAATCAGATAAAGTTTCTGTCAATTCCGAAATGTGCGAAATCATTGTAGAAGATAATGGTATCGGTTTTGAGGAAAAATATATTGCTCGCATCTTCAATATTTTTCAGCGTTTGCATCCTCGGCAGGAATACGAAGGCACAGGTATAGGTTTAGCTATCTGTCGAAAAATTGCTGAACGTCATCATGGCAGTATCACTGCACAAAGTAAACCACAACAAGGGGCAAAATTTATTGTCAAATTGGCAGTTAATTCTCATAATTAA
- a CDS encoding nuclear transport factor 2 family protein, with amino-acid sequence MTSEVLATNTAFYRAFEKKDIEAMSAVWSQGTGSCCIHPGRNVLRGWKDIRISWEQIFKSTAYIEINTEIIATEVNDNLAYVVLRENLLQVVNGRRLEAQSIATNVFQLLGGKWYLVHHHGSPVMR; translated from the coding sequence ATGACATCCGAAGTCTTAGCTACTAACACAGCTTTTTATCGAGCTTTTGAAAAAAAAGATATCGAGGCCATGAGTGCTGTATGGTCACAAGGAACTGGTAGTTGTTGTATTCATCCTGGACGTAATGTACTGCGTGGTTGGAAGGATATCCGCATTTCTTGGGAGCAGATATTTAAAAGCACCGCCTACATAGAAATTAACACCGAGATAATTGCTACAGAAGTCAACGACAATCTGGCTTATGTAGTATTAAGAGAAAACCTGTTACAAGTCGTCAATGGTAGAAGGTTAGAAGCACAATCAATAGCTACAAATGTATTTCAACTTTTAGGTGGCAAGTGGTATCTAGTTCATCATCATGGCAGTCCCGTTATGAGGTGA
- a CDS encoding response regulator has protein sequence MNYNRIRVLLVDDDEDDYVLTSHWFGEFQVANCELSWVDNYAAAKAAMAAPTSATNALHNHDIYLVDYRLGVYNGLELLREAIADGCSAPIILLTGQGDREIDLEAMKAGAADYLEKSQLTAPLLERSIRYAIERKQTEQKIREQAALLDVATDAIFVRDLDDQILFWNKAAERLYGCKQEEAIGKKTQELWHDNNLSHLQEALQILMKNGSWQGELHQKIKSGKEIIVESRWTLVQEFGKKPQSILVVNTDITQKKQLETQFLRAQRLESIGTLASGIAHDLNNILAPILMTAQLLETQIPDERSRRLLPILITNTKRGANLVKQVLSFTRGVEGERTLLQLKHLIIEIQQIIKETFPKSIEVSSKISSNLGTVFGDVTQLHQVLMNLCVNARDAMPNGGKLKISAENLLIDENYAKMNLDAQVGPYIVINVSDTGIGIRPDILDRIFEPFFTTKELGKGTGLGLYTVLGLVKGHGGFINVYSEEGRGSQFKVYLPAQETTETVEETEEELPQGNGELILVVDDEAAILDITKTSLENHNYKAITASDGIEAIALYAEHRHEISLVLTDMVMPSMDGITTIRTLRKINPDVKIIAVSGLATSDKVNAAYDVGIKAFLSKPYTTNQLLQTINTVTNRNSC, from the coding sequence ATGAACTACAACCGAATCAGAGTTCTTCTAGTTGATGATGATGAAGACGATTATGTATTAACTAGTCATTGGTTTGGTGAGTTTCAAGTAGCTAACTGCGAATTATCATGGGTTGATAATTATGCAGCAGCAAAGGCAGCGATGGCTGCGCCAACGTCTGCGACGAACGCCCTGCACAACCATGATATATATCTGGTAGACTACCGTTTAGGAGTATACAACGGATTGGAGCTATTACGTGAGGCGATCGCTGACGGATGTTCTGCCCCCATAATTTTATTAACTGGTCAAGGAGACAGGGAAATCGACCTGGAGGCTATGAAAGCTGGAGCCGCAGATTATTTAGAAAAAAGTCAATTAACTGCACCTCTGCTAGAGCGTTCTATTCGTTACGCCATTGAACGCAAACAAACAGAACAGAAAATCCGTGAACAAGCTGCTTTACTCGATGTTGCCACCGATGCAATTTTTGTGCGTGATTTAGACGACCAAATTTTATTTTGGAACAAAGCCGCTGAGCGTCTCTACGGCTGTAAACAAGAGGAAGCAATTGGCAAGAAGACGCAAGAACTGTGGCATGACAATAATTTGTCACACTTGCAAGAAGCACTGCAAATTTTGATGAAAAATGGCTCGTGGCAAGGAGAGTTACATCAAAAAATAAAATCCGGCAAAGAAATCATTGTAGAAAGCCGCTGGACATTAGTACAAGAGTTCGGTAAAAAACCACAATCTATCCTTGTAGTTAATACAGATATTACGCAAAAAAAACAACTAGAAACACAATTTCTTCGCGCTCAGCGATTAGAAAGTATTGGTACATTAGCCAGCGGAATTGCCCACGACCTCAATAATATTCTTGCTCCCATTCTGATGACAGCGCAACTTTTAGAAACACAAATACCTGATGAGCGATCGCGCCGACTCCTGCCCATATTAATTACTAACACTAAACGTGGGGCTAATTTAGTCAAGCAAGTACTGTCATTTACTCGTGGTGTCGAGGGAGAGCGGACACTTTTACAACTAAAACACTTAATCATAGAAATTCAGCAAATTATCAAAGAAACCTTTCCCAAATCAATAGAAGTTTCTAGCAAAATTTCATCAAATTTGGGCACAGTATTTGGTGATGTCACACAATTACATCAAGTGTTAATGAACCTCTGTGTCAATGCTAGAGATGCTATGCCCAATGGCGGAAAATTAAAAATCTCAGCCGAAAATCTCTTGATTGATGAAAATTACGCCAAAATGAATCTTGACGCTCAAGTAGGCCCCTATATTGTCATTAATGTTAGTGATACTGGAATTGGCATTCGTCCAGATATATTAGATAGGATATTTGAGCCATTTTTTACCACCAAAGAACTTGGTAAAGGTACTGGGCTTGGTCTTTACACAGTACTTGGTCTTGTTAAAGGCCACGGTGGTTTCATCAACGTATACAGTGAAGAGGGAAGAGGCAGCCAATTTAAAGTTTATTTGCCAGCACAAGAAACAACAGAAACTGTAGAAGAAACAGAAGAAGAATTACCTCAAGGCAACGGAGAATTAATTTTAGTTGTAGATGATGAAGCCGCGATTCTAGATATTACTAAAACATCATTAGAAAACCATAATTACAAAGCAATCACAGCCAGTGACGGTATTGAAGCAATAGCCTTGTACGCAGAACATCGCCATGAAATATCTTTAGTTTTGACAGATATGGTGATGCCATCTATGGATGGTATCACCACCATTAGAACATTGCGAAAAATTAACCCTGATGTCAAAATTATTGCCGTCAGTGGACTAGCTACCAGCGATAAAGTTAATGCTGCTTATGATGTAGGCATCAAAGCCTTTTTATCCAAACCTTACACAACCAATCAGTTATTGCAAACTATTAATACAGTTACAAACAGAAATTCTTGCTAA
- the pyrR gene encoding bifunctional pyr operon transcriptional regulator/uracil phosphoribosyltransferase PyrR: MATKVVEILSSEDLRRTVNRLASQIVERTRDLSQLVFLGIYTRGVLLAELLARQIEMLEGVTVAVGALDITFYRDDLDQIGLRTPAKTDIPFDLTGKTVVLVDDVIFKGRTIRAALNAVTEYGRPEVIRLAVLVDRGHRELPIHPDFIGKLLPTAKEEVVKVYLQDWDGRDAVELIGD, from the coding sequence GTGGCTACTAAAGTAGTTGAAATTCTCTCATCAGAAGACCTCCGTCGTACAGTGAATCGCCTTGCCTCTCAGATTGTCGAAAGAACGCGTGATTTATCCCAACTAGTGTTCCTCGGAATTTATACTAGGGGGGTGTTATTAGCCGAACTGTTGGCTCGTCAAATTGAGATGCTCGAAGGTGTCACCGTGGCAGTGGGAGCATTGGACATTACATTCTATCGGGATGATCTCGACCAAATTGGGTTGCGGACTCCAGCCAAAACAGACATTCCTTTTGACCTCACAGGCAAAACGGTTGTGTTGGTGGATGATGTAATTTTCAAAGGACGGACGATCCGCGCTGCTTTAAATGCTGTGACAGAATATGGTAGACCAGAAGTAATTCGTTTAGCTGTGTTGGTAGATAGAGGTCATCGAGAGCTGCCAATTCATCCAGATTTTATTGGTAAGCTGTTACCTACCGCTAAAGAAGAGGTTGTCAAAGTTTACTTACAAGACTGGGATGGACGAGATGCGGTCGAGTTAATTGGTGATTAG
- a CDS encoding response regulator, with protein sequence MKDRQTSVTILMADDDDDDSMLVGEALAESQLPIELHIVRNGEELLDYLYNRGQYTDTKIAPRPGLILLDLHMPKKQGLEVLKDIKTDPYLRRIPVVVLTTSGAEEDIYHTYDLGANSFIIKPVTFTSLVEMMTAIGKYWFEIVELPLDAVGGRNELQPNQSSSS encoded by the coding sequence GTGAAGGATCGGCAAACAAGCGTCACCATCTTAATGGCTGATGATGATGATGATGACAGTATGTTGGTTGGTGAAGCATTGGCAGAAAGTCAATTGCCAATCGAACTACATATTGTCAGGAATGGCGAAGAATTGCTGGATTATCTGTATAATCGTGGTCAATATACTGACACGAAGATTGCACCTCGTCCGGGTTTAATTTTATTAGATTTGCATATGCCTAAAAAACAGGGTTTGGAGGTACTAAAAGATATTAAAACTGACCCGTACCTGCGGCGAATTCCCGTCGTAGTCTTGACAACATCAGGTGCAGAAGAAGATATTTATCATACATATGATTTAGGTGCGAATTCCTTCATCATCAAGCCTGTCACCTTTACTTCATTAGTTGAGATGATGACAGCTATAGGCAAATATTGGTTTGAAATTGTGGAACTGCCGCTAGATGCAGTAGGAGGCAGAAATGAACTACAACCGAATCAGAGTTCTTCTAGTTGA